The nucleotide sequence CTTTCTGGTCAGTCTGGGCATTCAGCGTAACCGCTACAGGCTGCTCTCTCTCATCGCGACCTATGAGCGGCAGGCGCACCGGGACGTGCTTTCGGCGCTGCCCAACCGCCGGCAGTTCGACCGCGACCTCGCGCAGATGGACGAGGCGGACCTGCTGTGCCTGATCGACATCGACCACTTCAAGAAGGTCAACGACACGTTCGGTCACGCGGCGGGCGACGAGGTGCTGACCCAGCTGGGCAAGCTCCTGCGCAGCCGCCTGCGCGGTCACGACCAGGCTTACCGCTACGGCGGCGAGGAATTCGCAGTCATTTTCCGGGCGCCGGGGACCGCTGCGCCTGAGCTGCTGGCCGAGCGGCTGCGGCAGGCGGTGGAGCAGACCGCGTTTCCTGCCCTGGGGGGCCAGCCGCTGACCGTTTCCATCGGCGTGACCCGGCGCGGCTCAGGTTCCCTGGAGGACTGCTTTCTGGTGGCGGACCGGGCGCTCTACGCCGCCAAGACTGCTGGGCGCAACCGGGTGCAGGTCGGGTCGCCGGAGCTGCTCGCCGCAGATGAGAGCATTTGACAGAAAGATGGCACAGCGTTTTGGCGAGCGAAGCGAGTGCAAAACAATAATACGGATTCCGATTGAATCTGGTAGTTTCAGATTCAATCCGAGCGGATGCGAGTAGGAAAAAATACGGATTCCGCGATATGGATGCACAGGCGGCGCTTTCCCGACTGTGCAGGAATTAAGCGGAATCCGTATAAGCAGGACGGAAAATGGAGGCGTCTGGGGTGCCCTTCCACAGACGCCTCCATTTGGAGAACTGCTTTAAGCCTGTCCGCCCCGGCCCTGGCTGTGACCTGCGGGCGTTTCCTCCTCCTCGAAGGGCGCGATGATTTGCACGTTGGTCTTGCGAAACAGCGGGTGTTGCAAGGACGGCGGCTGATGCTCGGCAGCGCGGTCAATCAGGTCGAGGGTGTCGGCCAGCGGCAGGTCGAAGGCCCCGGCGCCGCCCTTTTCAAATTCCAGCCGCCACGTTTCGTAGCTGCCGAGGTCGCTGGGCAGGGGCAGGCCCTCCTGAAGCAGCTCGGTCACGCTCTGCCGGAGCGCCGTTTCCTCGATGGGCGCGTGCATCAGCTCCGTGATGATGCCGCCGATGGGCGGGCGCAGGACGATGTCCTCGATGCGGACACTGACAGCCACCTGCCCCGCCGCGCTCTGGTCTCGCCCCAGCACCATCAGGGTCGAAGTCTCCTCGCCGGGGCGGGTGCGGTAGGTCCAGCGTTGTCCGGGCGCGAAGGCTTTCATGGGGTCAGAGTAGCCCCGTCGCCCCGCCCGGCGCATCCGCCGACGGGCGAGGACGGGGGTGCGACACTGTACCTATGCCTCTCCGCCTTCCTCCCCTCGCCCTCGCCGCGCCGCTTCTCGCGCTGCTCCCGGCCTGCTCGCCCCGCG is from Deinococcus wulumuqiensis R12 and encodes:
- a CDS encoding GGDEF domain-containing protein — encoded protein: MLLTLIINFCLLTTMMYLLSLTYKSAEDINATAVHVPRLLLLAVMAIALMLYPAEVAPGVIIDMRAVPIAYLALRKGVWAGLLALIPLLLYRFHLGGVGVWSAVFSAVGVVLLGGLLHRSVDLSAPRLDWRSLWWRLLLVFMPNGILIPVLRGDPAALLTVYLPLLVMTYAGFLVSLGIQRNRYRLLSLIATYERQAHRDVLSALPNRRQFDRDLAQMDEADLLCLIDIDHFKKVNDTFGHAAGDEVLTQLGKLLRSRLRGHDQAYRYGGEEFAVIFRAPGTAAPELLAERLRQAVEQTAFPALGGQPLTVSIGVTRRGSGSLEDCFLVADRALYAAKTAGRNRVQVGSPELLAADESI